A stretch of DNA from Natrinema halophilum:
GCCGACGCCTACGCGGACATGGTGGGCGAACGCCGCGAGGACGTGCTCGTCGTCGAGGAGGGTACCGGTGACTCCGTGAAATGTCGCGATTCGGCGTACCGTCAACTCATCGTACAGAACGCGAGCGAATACGGCATCGAACCCGGGGACTTCGTCGACCTCGAGGTCACGGCCCACGAGACGATGTACGCGTTCGGAACGCCGGTGTGAGACCGAAAGCCGATGTCGGTGATGGGGCTCTCGAACGTCTCGAGTCCGTTCGTGTGGCATCCTCGAGACGCTTGAAGAATGCGCCGAGAGCCAGTTGTCGGGAATTGGAGGTAAACGTAAGCCCGTCCGCCGGAAATCGACAGATATGAGCGACACAGTCGAGGAGCCGACCCGGTGCCCGCGCGCCGAACGGGACGGAGAACTCGGGTGTGAGCCCCGGCGGATCATGGACTTGCTCAACGATGACGACGCTCGATCGGTGTACCTGTCCGTCGAGGAGCCGACGACGGTCCGCGAGATCGCCGACACCCTCGAGCTTCCGCAGTCGACAGCCTACAGGAAGGTAGAAAACCTCCGCGAGGCTGGGCTCATACGGCAGCTCAACCAGCGGTCGCAGGGGGGATTGCCCGCACACTACGTCCAGGCGATCGAGCACGTGTCGGTGACGTACGATGACCCGTTACGGATCGAGTGCGCCCAGCACGGGAAGACGCTCTACTGCG
This window harbors:
- a CDS encoding helix-turn-helix domain-containing protein, with product MSDTVEEPTRCPRAERDGELGCEPRRIMDLLNDDDARSVYLSVEEPTTVREIADTLELPQSTAYRKVENLREAGLIRQLNQRSQGGLPAHYVQAIEHVSVTYDDPLRIECAQHGKTLYCEP